The Gemmatimonadota bacterium DNA segment CGCTCTACGCGCAGAATGTCGCCGACCCTGCCGGGATCGACCGCTATGGACTGGGCGAAGGGTCACGCATCGCGACGCTCACGATGGCGGACGGGACCACGCGGGAGATCCGCTTCGGCGCGGAGACGGAGGACGGGCAATCCTGCTATATGCGGGTCGGCCCGGACGGCAATCCCGCCACGCTGCACAAGGGCACGGCCGACCGCCTCTTCCCTGACCGCGAGTCGCTGACCCCGAAGGAGTAGCGCCGCTCACCGCACGACGGCCGACGCGGAGGCCGGCTTCGCCGCCTCCCGCCTCTGCTGACGCTCTCGTCCTTGCCAATCCCACTCCGCTGGGGATAGCATCCGCGGTCGGGATGGGAAGGGACGGCCCCTCTTCCCGTCCCCCTGCAAACCGGGGCCGGGGGGACCGAAATGAACCGGTGGTCGAGTACCTGGAGTTCATCCATCGGGGCCAAGACCATCATGGCCCTGACCGGACTGGCACTCCTGCTTTTCGTTCTCATCCACTTACTCGGGAATCTTCAGATCTATCTGGGACCCGATGCCATCAACGCCTACGCAAAGAAGCTCGCCAGCCTCGGCGGGATCCTCTGGGTGATGCGCGGCGGTCTGCTCGCAATCTTCGCGCTGCATGTCGCGTCTGCCATCCGGCTCACGCTCCGAAACCGCGCAGCCAGGCCGGTGCGTTACGACACGCAGCAGGCGCTGGAAGCGGGGATTGCCTCACGGACGCTGATCTACAGCGGGTTTGTCGTGATGGCGTTTCTCATCTACCACATCCTGCACTTCACGATC contains these protein-coding regions:
- a CDS encoding succinate dehydrogenase cytochrome b subunit, translated to MNRWSSTWSSSIGAKTIMALTGLALLLFVLIHLLGNLQIYLGPDAINAYAKKLASLGGILWVMRGGLLAIFALHVASAIRLTLRNRAARPVRYDTQQALEAGIASRTLIYSGFVVMAFLIYHILHFTIGTTDPSIMVDDGHGHRDVYSMVILGFQNTPVAIAYIVAMVLLGFHLHHAIASLAQTLGLSHPGYRTTMARVGPVLAFLIAAGNLSIPLAVLSGFLGLPAGGQ